Within the Aspergillus luchuensis IFO 4308 DNA, chromosome 5, nearly complete sequence genome, the region AGCCGTTTGCGTGATTGCTGATTGAATCGTTTCCAGATCTTGCGTATGTGGCTGCGCCTGATCCACGGTACTGGCTGACAGACGTGCTGCAGCAGTCTCCGCTACGTGGGCTTCGAGCTCCTCAAGGCGCTTCGCAATATCATGCACATCTATTCTGTCTGATTCGTCTTCCGACGATAATGTGACGACtcgctggagatggagcgtTCGCGCCTGCACCATTCTTAGAAGATGGGAGACAGGCCGGATCTCCGACGCCAGCAGGAATATCGTCAGGTTGTAGTTGGACACTAGCCCTTCCGAAGGGCGCGACAACTTGGATCTGATGGCGTGTAGAATCCAGGTCCCAATTACTGGGAATACGAAGCAAGACACAAGAGCTATGATTTCGTGGATCTGTAGCTCCCTgctggctgctgccgccgcagTACTGTCACGGAGCTTCTGGTCATCACTCTCAGTTGCATCTCCTTGGTGTGCCTGCGAGGATGGATGGCCGTCTGCTTCTGATCGAAATGGCGAATCCGTGGCGTCAAAGAACCTATCTGCATGGCGGATAGCTTGTGCGGAGCGATACCAGTCCCTAGATAGAAATTGGCTTAGCATGTGACGTATGGGGATAGGGAGCGCGTGCCCTTACCACGGCAATCGAACGGACCAATTTAAGAAGACCGCGGCGAGAATTAGGAGGGTGACGTCGGTGACCACGGCACTTCCGTTCTGGAAAAAGATTCCGGCAACCGCAGGCAATAAAGCGAGGCCCAAGGGTGCTGAATGCCAGTGTGATTCTTCATTTGTCAGATTCACGTCATTTCTCTTGGCCGCACGTGGGAAAAGTATGTCGTCCGTGGATGACCGAATTGAGTTCCGCGCCTCAGATACTGTGTCGGACAAGGTGGAATTGCGACGTTGATTTCGCAGGTTGGCGGTACCCTCTGCAAAGGTTGCAGATCGGCCTGCACCGCGGTGACGGAGCGTCATGGACTCACGGGGATGGACGCGGGGGCTGCGGTCCTCGGAGGGAGACAGGGATGGATGAGCAAGCTCTGGCATGACACAACAAGCGCCTGACGTGATCCAGCTCTCTCACGAGTCGCTCATACTCATGAAGAATCTGGACAGTAGATggcgaaga harbors:
- a CDS encoding uncharacterized protein (COG:S;~EggNog:ENOG410PJ17;~TransMembrane:4 (o91-109i116-134o204-224i396-421o)) yields the protein MPELAHPSLSPSEDRSPRVHPRESMTLRHRGAGRSATFAEGTANLRNQRRNSTLSDTVSEARNSIRSSTDDILFPRAAKRNDVNLTNEESHWHSAPLGLALLPAVAGIFFQNGSAVVTDVTLLILAAVFLNWSVRLPWDWYRSAQAIRHADRFFDATDSPFRSEADGHPSSQAHQGDATESDDQKLRDSTAAAAASRELQIHEIIALVSCFVFPVIGTWILHAIRSKLSRPSEGLVSNYNLTIFLLASEIRPVSHLLRMVQARTLHLQRVVTLSSEDESDRIDVHDIAKRLEELEAHVAETAAARLSASTVDQAQPHTQDLETIQSAITQTAAEVRKTFQADIDALNRAVRRYEKRTAVSAYQTDSRLQALETQMHDAFSLAATAHRASIERPQGAFLMIVNGIYAAFSLPVQAFMSIVTLPLHMSRSCLRYFRGMLFSKSSLTSHPTKEKAPRGKPRLAKKTARPTSEEEPTDARALGQIKEIQ